The following coding sequences lie in one Musa acuminata AAA Group cultivar baxijiao chromosome BXJ3-1, Cavendish_Baxijiao_AAA, whole genome shotgun sequence genomic window:
- the LOC135629092 gene encoding cystathionine gamma-synthase 1, chloroplastic-like, which translates to MAVSSTIYPAYFVSAAAGDRRTSDSGAHPRPEKLGSSSFLLGGAPRFSGLSSATILRFPPNFVRQLSTKARRNCSNIGVAQIVAASWSNSSQSFEAPRSAVSADAVVAPEVAAEDANLGAGGGSESRFVESPVGEAKVSAAVAKAAASLSSDGSLAVHAGERFGRGITTDAITTPVVNTSAYWFNNSDELIDFKEKRHASFEYGRYGNPTTQALEEKMSALERAESTLFVSSGMYASVAMLSSLVPAGGHIVITTDCYRKTRIFIENELPKMGISVTVIDPADIESLKISLDQNNVSLFFSESPTNPFLRCVDIELVSQLCHNKGVLVCIDGTFASPVNQKALTLGADLVLHSATKFIGGHNDVLGGCISGSEELISKISLHHHVIGGVLNPNAAYMILRGMKTLHLRVQNQNSTALRMAQFLEEHPKIIRVYYPGLPSHPEHHIAKRQMTGFGGVVSFEVAGDLNTTKKFVDSLKIPYIAPSFGGCESIVDQPAIMSYWDLSGSERVAKYGIKDNLVRFSFGVEGFEDLKADILQALEKI; encoded by the exons ATGGCCGTCTCCTCCACCATTTACCCTGCCTACTTCGTCTCCGCCGCCGCCGGAGACCGCCGTACTTCCGACTCCGGTGCCCATCCTCGCCCCGAGAAGCTGggctcctcctcctttctcctcGGCGGCGCACCTCGCTTCTCCGGCCTCTCTTCCGCTACGATCCTGCGGTTCCCCCCTAACTTCGTGCGCCAGCTGAGCACCAAGGCGCGTCGGAACTGCAGCAACATCGGTGTCGCGCAGATCGTGGCGGCTTCGTGGTCGAACAGCTCGCAGTCTTTCGAGGCCCCACGGTCCGCGGTCTCCGCGGACGCCGTTGTGGCTCCCGAGGTCGCGGCGGAGGACGCCAACCTCGGTGCCGGTGGTGGGTCTGAGAGTAGGTTTGTAGAGTCGCCGGTGGGGGAAGCGAAGGTTTCCGCCGCCGTTGCAAAGGCTGCAGCGTCGCTAAGCTCCGACGGGAGTCTCGCGGTTCATGCTG GTGAGAGATTTGGGCGAGGCATAACCACAGATGCCATTACCACCCCGGTTGTTAATACCTCTGCTTACTGGTTTAACAACTCGGATGAGCTGATTGATTTCAAG GAAAAGAGGCATGCTAGTTTTGAGTATGGTAGATATGGAAACCCTACTACACAGGCATTGGAGGAGAAGATGAG TGCCCTGGAAAGAGCTGAATCCACATTGTTTGTGTCATCTGGCATGTATGCCAGTGTGGCTATGCTGTCATCTCTGGTTCCTGCTGGTGGGCATATTGTGATCACTACCGACTGTTATAGGAAGACAAGAATCTTCATCGAAAATGAGCTTCCCAAAATGGGAATTTCG GTCACTGTCATTGATCCTGCTGACATTGAGTCTCTAAAAATTTCACTGGATCAAAATAAT GTATCTCTTTTCTTTTCAGAATCTCCAACTAATCCATTCCTCCGATGTGTTGATATTGAGTTGGTTTCACAACTTTGCCACAACAAAGGTGTCCTGGTTTGCATAGATGGTACTTTTGCATCACCTGTCAATCAGAAGGCATTAACTCTGGGAGCTGATCTAGTTTTGCATTCTGCTACAAAGTTTATTGGTGGCCACAATGAT gttcttggtggttgcatcagtgGTTCAGAGGAACTTATCTCCAAAATTAGCCTGCATCATCACGTTATTGGTGGTGTTCTCAATCCT AATGCCGCATATATGATTCTTCGGGGCATGAAGACGCTGCATCTTCGTGTACAGAATCAGAATAGTACAGCACTAAGGATGGCCCAATTTTTAGAGGAACATCCCAAG ATAATTCGTGTCTATTATCCAGGCCTGCCAAGTCATCCAGAGCATCACATTGCCAAGCGTCAAATGACTGGTTTTGGTGGTGTTGTCAGTTTTGAG GTGGCTGGAGACTTGAACACCACGAAGAAATTTGTTGATTCTTTAAAGATACCTTACATTGCCCCTTCATTTGGAGGCTGTGAGAGTATAGTAGACCAACCTGCCATCATGTCTTACTG GGACCTTAGCGGATCGGAAAGAGTAGCCAAATATGGTATCAAGGACAATCTGGTCAGGTTCAGTTTTGGGGTTGAGGGTTTTGAGGATCTGAAGGCTGATATCCTTCAGGCCTTGGAAAAGATCTAA